One genomic window of Pseudoxanthomonas sp. includes the following:
- a CDS encoding Ref family recombination enhancement nuclease has protein sequence MSRRGKAPTLAEGRRIAECKEGVCIPCLIWKESGKAPANFWPQIGGDYHHTKSGNIRRGHRFGFCNCGWHHRGLLDFACTHDEMRQHYGPSLMDGSRLFHETYGSDDELIARQDSLIGWRDAA, from the coding sequence ATGAGCCGCCGAGGCAAAGCCCCGACCTTGGCTGAGGGCCGCCGCATCGCCGAGTGCAAGGAAGGCGTCTGCATCCCATGCCTGATCTGGAAGGAGAGCGGCAAGGCGCCGGCCAACTTCTGGCCCCAGATCGGCGGGGACTACCACCACACCAAGAGCGGCAACATCCGGCGCGGACATCGGTTCGGGTTCTGCAACTGCGGCTGGCACCACCGTGGGCTGCTGGATTTCGCGTGCACCCACGACGAGATGCGCCAGCACTATGGGCCAAGCCTGATGGACGGGTCGCGCCTGTTTCACGAGACCTACGGCTCCGATGACGAGCTGATCGCGCGCCAGGACAGTCTGATCGGGTGGAGGGATGCGGCTTGA
- a CDS encoding winged helix-turn-helix domain-containing protein, translated as MNHLPARSTDPETSFEAAEHMVKSGKAAQQQATTVSAVTANPGMTSHELARHCVLDRYQLARRLPEVESAGRVIRGEARKCLVTGHRAATWWPAA; from the coding sequence ATGAACCATCTTCCTGCACGTTCAACGGATCCGGAAACCAGCTTCGAAGCTGCCGAGCACATGGTGAAGTCTGGCAAGGCTGCCCAGCAGCAGGCCACCACCGTCTCCGCCGTCACTGCCAATCCTGGCATGACCAGCCACGAGCTGGCGCGTCACTGCGTGCTTGACCGATACCAGCTGGCACGCCGTCTGCCTGAGGTGGAGTCCGCTGGCCGCGTGATCCGTGGCGAAGCGCGCAAGTGCCTGGTTACCGGGCACAGGGCCGCTACGTGGTGGCCGGCCGCCTGA
- a CDS encoding site-specific DNA-methyltransferase, with protein MIRAVREAGKWAVIFGGNYYAMPPARCWLVWDKENGDNDFADCELAWTNLPKAVRLKRYLWNGMLRANKELRGDHPTQKPIGVMEWAIGHVPAPNRLILDPFMGSGTTGVACMNLQRSFIGIEREVKYFDIACRRIDDAQRQSRLFGGVA; from the coding sequence TTGATCCGCGCTGTCCGCGAGGCCGGGAAGTGGGCCGTGATCTTTGGCGGGAACTATTACGCCATGCCACCGGCGCGGTGCTGGCTGGTATGGGACAAGGAAAACGGCGACAACGATTTCGCCGACTGTGAGCTGGCGTGGACGAACCTGCCAAAGGCTGTTCGCCTGAAGCGTTACCTGTGGAACGGGATGCTGCGCGCGAACAAAGAGCTGCGCGGCGACCATCCGACGCAGAAGCCAATCGGTGTCATGGAGTGGGCAATCGGGCACGTCCCCGCGCCTAACCGGCTGATCCTCGACCCCTTCATGGGCAGCGGCACCACGGGCGTCGCTTGCATGAACCTGCAGCGCTCCTTCATCGGCATCGAAAGGGAGGTCAAGTACTTTGATATTGCGTGCAGGCGGATAGACGACGCACAACGTCAGTCCCGGTTGTTTGGGGGTGTGGCATGA